Proteins encoded together in one Candidatus Brocadiaceae bacterium window:
- a CDS encoding protein kinase — protein MPEQASTPEGLRRGSVVGGLTLADCLTTDQFSSLWLARPPRDARPDTCIRAIPVANLQTPRAQARLTEELTFWQDLSGRCAVDLYDRRPDRRHYVMVMRYIPGGSLADHLGDADTDDRIEHLALDFASALRELHGATGAHGNLKPSNVFALPGGGVLFSDFAIGLWADEWERGCSALEPHLIHPYQDPQQRANVRDFDTRSDVYAFGRILQHLHTGVQPDLAAPAPPIDESRWPGRLGSIVQRCLAPERADRPADGFELFDVLSSSIVLVVGDGPAGPAFQDTPARETDPGALREEASRLSEEGRLAAALDILESLPPDTEGVTALIDEIERRHQACETLLQEAVSLAEMGKPESALDTIARAESLCADSDTLLAIKADLAVTVASTARETAASAEDVAAPREALPQPLVDALESERYPVARTHLETFILAGPLSDEGLAAVARFRKGRMHRAFCDSIAEARRLYVLGYRRKAGRAWLEAAAWLPNGPERSRLRAIAAAAERGTLVLDVDALGLADLPPGEAAARFADARPLRPLLVAVAVILVLAAALLLLTTCAGN, from the coding sequence GTGCCGGAACAAGCGTCAACGCCCGAAGGGCTCCGACGGGGTTCGGTCGTCGGCGGCCTGACCCTGGCCGACTGCCTCACGACCGACCAGTTCAGCTCCCTGTGGCTCGCCCGACCCCCCAGGGATGCCCGGCCCGACACCTGCATCCGCGCGATCCCCGTCGCCAACCTGCAGACCCCCCGGGCCCAGGCGCGGCTGACCGAGGAACTGACCTTCTGGCAGGACCTCTCCGGCCGCTGCGCGGTCGACCTGTACGACCGCCGTCCGGACCGCCGGCACTACGTCATGGTCATGCGGTACATCCCCGGGGGCTCGCTGGCCGACCACCTCGGGGACGCCGATACGGACGACCGGATCGAGCACCTCGCCCTGGACTTCGCCTCGGCCCTGCGGGAACTCCACGGGGCGACCGGCGCTCACGGAAACCTGAAGCCGTCGAACGTCTTCGCCCTCCCGGGCGGCGGCGTCCTGTTCAGCGACTTCGCCATCGGCCTGTGGGCCGACGAGTGGGAACGGGGGTGCAGCGCCCTCGAACCCCACCTGATCCACCCCTATCAGGACCCGCAGCAGCGCGCAAACGTCCGGGACTTCGATACGCGCTCGGACGTGTACGCCTTCGGCCGCATCCTGCAGCACCTCCACACGGGCGTCCAGCCGGACCTCGCCGCCCCCGCGCCGCCCATCGATGAGAGCCGGTGGCCCGGGCGGCTGGGCTCGATCGTCCAGAGGTGCCTGGCCCCCGAGCGCGCCGACCGGCCCGCGGACGGGTTCGAGCTGTTCGACGTTCTCAGCAGCAGCATCGTCCTGGTGGTGGGCGACGGGCCGGCCGGCCCGGCCTTCCAGGACACACCGGCGCGCGAGACGGACCCGGGCGCCCTCCGGGAGGAGGCCAGCCGGCTCTCCGAGGAGGGCCGGCTGGCTGCCGCGCTGGACATCCTGGAGTCGCTGCCGCCCGACACCGAAGGGGTGACCGCGCTGATCGACGAGATCGAGCGCCGGCACCAGGCATGTGAGACCCTCCTTCAGGAGGCCGTGAGCCTGGCCGAGATGGGCAAGCCGGAATCCGCCCTGGATACGATTGCCCGGGCCGAGTCGCTCTGCGCGGACAGCGACACCCTGCTGGCGATCAAGGCGGACCTCGCCGTCACCGTGGCCTCCACCGCGCGGGAGACGGCCGCCTCCGCAGAGGACGTGGCCGCCCCGCGCGAGGCGCTCCCGCAGCCGCTCGTGGACGCGCTGGAGTCAGAACGATACCCGGTGGCCCGCACGCACCTGGAGACGTTCATCCTGGCCGGCCCCCTGAGCGACGAAGGTCTTGCCGCCGTCGCCCGCTTCCGCAAGGGGCGAATGCACAGAGCGTTCTGCGACAGCATCGCCGAGGCCCGCCGCCTCTACGTGCTGGGCTATCGCCGCAAGGCCGGCCGGGCCTGGCTGGAGGCCGCCGCCTGGCTGCCCAACGGGCCGGAGCGCAGTCGTCTGCGCGCCATCGCGGCCGCCGCCGAGCGCGGGACCCTCGTGCTGGACGTGGACGCACTGGGCCTGGCCGACCTGCCGCCGGGGGAGGCTGCAGCGCGCTTCGCCGACGCCCGGCCCTTGCGCCCCCTGCTTGTCGCCGTCGCGGTCATCCTGGTGCTGGCCGCCGCCCTGCTGCTGCTCACGACCTGCGCCGGGAACTGA